One Glycine max cultivar Williams 82 chromosome 8, Glycine_max_v4.0, whole genome shotgun sequence genomic window, GAACAATTGGCAAGGAAGTTCCTTTATAACCCATACAAAGTAAGATATTTTCATGTTGGGATATGCaactgtatttttttcttttaaatttcattcCTCTATGCTGAATGGTTTTCGGTCTGAAATGAATTGTCTTTTAAGAAGAATGTATGATGTTTATGTATAGTATTGTATTTTGTGAGAActttatatatttaagtaaCAATTTCTGTAATCATTGTGCAGGTAATTATAGGCTCTTCAGATTTAAAAGCTAACCATGCAATACGGCAATATGTTGACATTGTTTCGGAAAAGCAGAAATATGATAAGTAGGATGTGTTCTACCTTTTCATTCTCGTTGCATTTAACACCTTATCACATATGGCCACCTGATGGAGTCTTCCTATTTTTCAGATTGGTAAAGTTGCTAGAAGACATCATGGATGGCAGCCGAATACTGATATTTATGGATACCAAAAAAGGATGTGATCAGATTACTAGGCAACTCCGCATGGATGGATGGCCTGCACTTTCAATTCATGGAGATAAAAGTCAAGCAGAAAGAGATTGGGTGCTCTCAGAATTTAAATCAGGAAAAAGTCCTATTATGACGGCAACAGATGTTGCAGCCCGTGGTTTAGGTGCAAAAGCATTtgctttatttaattatttgtcataTTGTTATTCAGTGGATGAAAATGAATTAGTGATATAATTATAGTTATGGAAATACTCggtacttttatttattttggaaaatactaatattaaatTACTGTTATCCTTGTTTCCTtcaatcttatatataaaatgcTTTTTtactaaaacatttttttgtctaattttttctcGTCTTTGATTACTTATTACATTATGCATGAATTGTTTGCCTTTTAAAGTTAGAATTTACCTATCTGCTGCTGGAGGACGATCTCATCATTAGTTTGTCAAAGCTTTTTATTGTGACAAATAGGAAAAGCTGCTTTTGTGATTTGATGACTTTCAGTTTATTGTCAGTTTTTAAAGTTAATCAATAGCTTTGCTCATGTATATCTTAATCCTTTCTACTATTTGATTACTGTCAGATGTGAAGGATGTAAAATATGTTGTAAATTATGACTTCCCGGGGTCACTTGAGGATTATGTTCATCGCATTGGGCGGACAGGGAGGGCTGGTGCAAAAGGAACTGCGTACACATACTTCACAGCTGCTAATGCCAGATTTGCTAAGGAACTTATAGCCATACTCGAGGAAGCTGGACAGAAAGTGAGTCCTGAATTAGCAGCAATGGGGCGTGGTGCACCACCTCCACCTTCAGGTCAGTTAACTGGACCCCAGTATAACCAGGGCTTACAATGTACATATCATTTTTTGGTTCCCTACCTCTTCTCTCGATTGTAAGCTGTGAAGGGTTACCCATATAATCTAAAACACTAATTTCACCTGGAAGAAACAATGGATAATACTAAGAATAACATTCACATATCATTGTGTTTGATAGTTTTGAGTGGGGTTTGCTTTGTTACTGTTTTGGTGTATTTGATTCCTCTGGAGGGTAGTCTTCGTTTGAGCTCATTTTGGATGGACAAGAAATATCTTTGTGGTGTTCTGCTAATGGTCTTTTTAGGGGAGGGTATTGAATAGATTTTCGGAGAGGTTGACATGCTATGTTGCATGATTCTTGATccatattttttgattttttctgTTAAGTCTTTTTGTTGTCATTTTTCCCCTTTGGGGATTTCTTATTCTCTACTTTtgtatctttttcttctttctaaatgaattcagtttataaaaaaaagtttttcctTCCCAAAAATTGATTAACCTTAATGTAAAACTATGTCTATGGCCTCTTGAGACTTAATCAAAGTTACAGCATGCTGCAATTATACTTACTAGTTTGCTAAGTTTGTTGCACACTTTTGGTTTCTAAATTTGTCCTTTATTCTTGTATAACAATCAATTAGGTCCCCGAGGTTTCCAAGACCGCGGGAGGGGTTATGGCAGTTCTCGTCCATGGAGCTGATGGGACGGTGCAGACACACCAACTTGATTGACGGAGGAAACTCCCAAGAATTATGCCGTTTGTGTTATTATTGACGTTATATTATCTTGATAATTAGTGTAAACTTGTAAGTTTAGTAATAGGAATTCAGTATTCTTGTTGTTCAATTTATTTTCCTCAAATGTCCATATAACATGTACCATCAGACATTTGTTCATAAATCATACGTAGTTCATACCGCAACAATACATTATTGTTTATCCTTACGGTTTACGGGTTGTTTTGAGATTTGAACACCTAAAATCTACtgcctctattttttttttcctacagcATTGCAATTTGGTAGGAAGAGAATTACACAgaaatttaagaatttattaGGCGAATGATTTCcgttttttacttttgtttataaaattatcttatattctattttgtaaatctttataaaataaataataaaaataaggttaaattataattttaatttttctataattttaaatttatgacttTGTTCTCCCtatttttaaatcaagacattattctttttattttttaaaataaataattttggtaacatgatatttatataaaaaaatattaaatgacatgaatcaattaatcataatgtttatataaaataaagatttaattaagttttcatATCTATAATATAAGtcgtttttatattattacttaacattcatttttttttcaatcaaatatctaaaaaaaatttgtttcattttattacTTGCGTTAGTTGCCTTCTGTAAAGTAATAATGTGATTGACGGAATATCATGTTATCACACCTTGTTATAGACACCTTATTACCATATCATCATCTTCAATGATGTGACAATGTTGTGTGACTGATTGGacatgatggtgtaatattgtGTCTATCACATTATTATTTAACGGAAGAGAATTAACGATAGATAGTAAAATGAAACTGAAACTTTTTTAAGGTaggtatttgacaaaaaaatgaatttttaggtaGTAATATGAAAACGACTTATTTTATAGACATGaacaacttatttaatatatgacATGAAAAACTTGTTTAAACCAAATATAATTGGTGATTTGGTGTTTTGCGATCTATGATCAATCTACACATGTAGCATGTTATGtattttctcacttttcttttactattctctggaccaaaaatatatatctctccatttgattttattggattcttttttagttttgtttagGTATTAAATGTACGCATCTTAACTCTTTAataatatcttattaatttagttcagttgattaaacataataaattgataagtgaactattataaatttcaaatagtatttttttattcctatcaataaaaaatatcttattaatttaatgtatttcttatttttaatgagaaattatcttaaaaaaataaataggacaaaatttgttaagtttatataaaagaattatatattcatcaagttattttaattaatttttaatttgttagcaAGTTTACAAATATTTCATCAAATAAAACTGTTTTAGAAATGTTTTATTCTTATTGActtataaaatttacttttaaacataatttaaatttataattactatttttatttttatttttaataaaataataaaatttatcattctatctaaaattaattatttattttgataaaatttctccttatcatttgttaaataactttttttttaaattgatttaaataaattttgataccTGAAAAAtaatagttgaaaaaaataaatgataggtaataatttgaaaatgacttatattataagtataaaaaacttaattaagcataaaataaatatattttatgaaaactaaaataattttttacaaagaataaaaataaaaataataataaattagataaaCAAAACATTTGAGCATATTGTAAATGCCGTGACAACGTTATCTTCGTTCCAatcgataaaaaataaattttatcttgtGAGAAATTAATCTAGAAAAAACATCTTATCAGCGAATAACAAGACAGATACcgtggaaaaaagaaaaaggtgattGGTTGCGTGTCATATGCATGGAAAACAGTGTGATCTAGTAGCAGTAGAGTTAagtattgaaatttgaaagggTGAAGGGTGGAATAAGGTTGGTGCAGAGTGAGTGAGAGACGAGAAAAGAATGAGTGAAGAAGGTCCTCCAAAGCTATATACCAACAAGCCCGGAAAAGGTTCATTTTttccctctctctttcttttgcctgaaaaaaattgtggaaaatcaaatcaaatctctTGTTTTGATGCAAAGTTTGCCTCTTTTGTAACAGCGCAACTGAAGCAGTTTCGGGGGCAACAGAAATCGAACGGGTTCTCCTCGCCGGCGGCGATGGATACACACGCGGCTGCTCCGCCACCGCCGCCAAAGGAACCCTTTATTCGGCGCTACAAGTTCGTTTGGCCTGTGCTTTTGGCTGTGAATCTCGGTGTCGGAGGTGACTTCTTTATCTTCACCCCAATGACCAAAAAtcgtttgtttgtttgtttggatTGGATATTCCCTTCACCTAATATGAATGAATAATGATAGCTTCATAATTCATTCTTTTCTGTTTTAATCATTGGTTATTACTTAATATTGATCATAGGGTGGGAGAGAAAACGTAATTTTTCTTTGGGGTTTGAAATTTCATGGGTAAATTGACACCTTGGAATATTTGATTTCATTTGGGGAGGCTAAATTGATACCTTGAGTTAGGTATTATTTGATTTGGCCTACATTAAGCTATATTTGAGGTGGGTAGGAAGTAGTAGGATGATACTACATCATTAAGCTGTATTTCACTTTGAGATGTTTGTTCATGAGTGTGATGAGGGAGTTATTGAGAAGATCATAACTCCATGAGGGTGTGCGGTGGTTTCTTGGAGAGGATTGGTTTAATGATCTTCATGTTCTGCAGTACAATATCTGCTTCTGAGGATGAGAGTGGGGAGCCAGTGAGATCATAAGTTAAAAAACATTGGATCTGGCCatgattaacaaaataaataaaaataaaaaaacaagaaatcacATGATTAGAATGGAAAGCTTTGACTTTATGTCTGAGGATGGTTCTTTTATGAAAGGCCAAAGAAAAGACTATCTTGTGCCTTTATTGCTACGATGCATGCTTGGttgttattttcttaatatatgaTAGTTGAGGTTGTTAGAAGCATCATTTCTAAGACCAGTGTGCTAGTTTCCTATCATTTTAACTTTTAGGTGGCATTTAGAACTCAAGGTTTGTGGCTTtgacaattattatattttctttacattGATGCATTGAATCAAGGtttgacaaacacaaataaTCAAGGTGATGCCTTAATCATTTTTGGGACTGTATATTGGACTGCAGCATGctataatcattttaatttcataatttatagATTAATCATCCTATATACAgctttatactttttaaatttcactaaaataatgtgttcaaacttcaaacaagCCTACAATATTTGCCACTGATTTTATGGAAGATGATTGATTGAATTGTGCTGTTTCTAATATAAGCTCAGTGAGAAACATGATGTGCAAGCACTTTATCCTATACATGATTTAGTTAATAAGATAGATTGGAAAAGGTCTAAAAATCAAAGGTGTGCAAAATACTCATTTctgctatttatttttaatctatataCTAGCTGCAGTACTGTTGTGGTAATATGGAATTGgaatttagttttataaatgtAGTTATCACTTTTACTGGTATCCTTTTACACTTCATATTCTGACAGCTTATAGAATTAAGGTGTTTAAACTATACCTTGCATTTCCCTCGCCAACTTGAGTGGAAAAAGGTGTTGATGAATCTTGTAACTAGTTTAATGATAATTTAGCCAATTAAGGATTTACATAACTGTACAATACACTGTAAATTTATTGTCACACTTGTTGAATACATTTAACATGtgtcatttaatatattttgtacaaGCAACTACTCTGCTCTGCTACCATGTCATTTTTCAGTGTTAGATCTTGCTTGTGTTGTTTTTTTGATCCCAACTCTAGTATGCCTGAAggaatttctatttttaaaacatatgttGTTCTTGTTGCTAGATATTGGACTGATGATTGTCTGAACTCTGTAGCTTATTTGTTTATGGGGACAAAGAAGAAAGATACTGGTGAGGAGGAACAAGATGCTACTCCTGTCTCAACTAAGGATGCTACCCCTCATGTTGTTGAGACTCCTGTGTCATCACCATCTATTACAAATCCCGTGATCAATCGAGAGCCAATTCCAGAAAACCAACAACGTGAACTCTTGAAGTGGATATTGGAAGAGAAGAGGAAGGTCAAAGCAAAAGACGCAGAGGAGAAGCGAAAAATTGATGAAGAGAAAGCTCTGCTTAAAAAGCTTATTCGGTCAAAATCCATCCCAAGTGTCTAATGATGTTATCTTTATCTGCAGGGGAAAAAGAAGTTCTTGAATTCAAATGTACATGAATTGATTCATCCAatgcttttgttttctgtttacTTGGTTTGCTGATGGATTTTAGATTGTTGATGGCACTTGATGTACAATGCCCATGTTCTTTTTTACCTATAGATGTCATTTggattttcaatatatttaatgGTTTTGTGAATAAAGCCAGATTTGAGTTAGAGCCTCAGCACATGGCTAGTGCAGAGGCTGGTGAGCAGTGTTTCTTAGGTAATTTAAAGCACTAAGGTGAGTGAGGGTACTATTTAAATTGTGCAAatgcaataaaattttattgaatttaagTATTTACTCTTTAGttcctttcataaaaaaaggTTCTGCATGGTTCTAGGCATATAAGAAAGCCATTGATCAGATTATTTCAAAATAGTTGTTGGAAGACACCATTTTTATTAGAATCTCAAATCTATactatataaatagaaaaaggtGTCAAGTTTTCTGAATAATAATTTCTTGAGTAAAGCATTGAACTGTTTGACCTTTCTCTATCATCAACTCATCCATCTTCCTTTAATCTCattggttattttttaatttccatgTCAAGCATGCATATTTTCCATGTTTTTTTGGGGTGCTGGAATTGCATATTCACCATGTTGAGGTTTGAGAATAGTGACTAGAGATTCACATGGGCCTAATGTAGGCATGCACAATTCCCCAAAAGGATGTGGACACGGATGGCACTGTTCAGACTGGCAGGGTTCCCACAACATGCATGCAAGCAAACCTCCATGGCGAAGCCAACTactaaataattgttattttagcttttgtaatactaattattttttttacttatattcttTATAATGCGCAACAAAGTTTATAAAATGAGTTAATGATgctataagattaattttataaaattattatctttcatatatttattgttttttttgtcaatataaAATAACCCAGGACAACTATTATTTTAGGACGGAGGAAGTAGTAATAATCTGTTTTCATAACTActaattttccttttcctttcatttatctttttgagaaaaaaaaaatgctttttctTGTAGTTGATGGTCCATGCTTCTCAAACTCCAAGAGAATATACAATATACTATATGAATTTCTTTCTGGGGTTCTCACTGATTTTgcttaatagttaaataaaattcagaacAGCGCCGAATAATCTATGTTGCCAAAATGATATTGAAGTATGAACGGTGAATTGTTTGCCTGAAGCTGATAGGTTGCTTCCCTTTAAACTAAGACATGATAAAAGCTAACTCATGAATTGAGTTTAGAACTAGGCCATCGTGAtagtaatataaaaacaaaaaacagaatTGTTGACTACAGTCAAAGTCAGATTTTTAAAAGCTTAATCAAAGTTGGGTAAGCATGCATAACAAGTAATCAACTTGGAGAGGAAGTTATTTATCTTTAAACACCATCTTTCGTGCAATTTTGGCACTCTTACTCTTGCTTGGTCCATTAAAGGAATGTGCCATCACTGCCCAATATACATTTTAAAGTCATACAAATGCGGGGATAagataagtatttttatttagtaaagagaaattaaagaaaagggTATCTGGCCTCTAGCATATAATATGAGAAAGGATGGAAATGATGATAACGTGAGAGGTTGGAGAAGACCACGGATTAAACAAAATGTTGAAGAGAGAGAGTAGTTTTGAGGAGGGGttatgatgatggatgaatGTGGTTGGACTTATTGAGTTTCACATGAAGGCACGAGGTCATCCAACTGCTACTGccaaaggaaaaaggaaggggGGGAACGCCATAATCCAATGTGCTACAGACGCATTAATCATGCCCTTTTGTGGGGACTTCTTTTATTGTATAATGTGAAACAAAATCATAAACTAAGCAAAACCATAAACAAGTTGTTGAGTGGTACTCAATTTAATCCCCATAAATAAAGTCTCAGGTCAAGTCttgtggatgaaaaaaaatgtggttGAGAAAAGAGACACCATTAAAGGTGGCTAACTAGTCAAATTTTTCGATGAAGAATATTCATCAATAAAACTAGTGAATACTTCataccaatatttttttttcttcgtaccccattgctcagaggctcttcgctatgtgaaggtatgggggagggatgttgtacgcagccttacccttgcatatgcaaagaggctgtttccggattcgaacccatgaccaacaagtcaccaaggcacaactttaccgatATATGATGACAAAATTAGATATCAGTTAATATTTCACCATCTCAACATATAATAAAAGGCTTATATTCTCTTTCTATAtttggcaattttttttttagattaaaattgatatatatgtTATCTTACATAGTGTGTATATCTTGGAATTTGGGATATAGATAATAAGCTATATATGATCTGAGACCGACATTCCCAACCCGATATTAGAGCCCCATAGCAAAACTGTTGACCCAGGTAAGTCTAAAGGACAAAGGTAGCACTATAATTCTTTATGCCttgagaataaaataattcaatactATGCTTTTGTTAATGTATACATGAATATTTATATTCTTCCTAAGGCAAAAAAGTTGGCTAAgacttcacaaaacctctctccttcttcctcttcttgcaCGCGTATACACATACATGCACACTGAAATCTTTCATAAAGAAAAAACGTGGTTATGGCTGTGGCCACCATATGATTGTGCATATTTAAGCCAAAGCTAGAAGAAGTATTATAGAGTGTGTGAGAAAATAATGGACAACATTTGGATTGTGTTTGTGACAGTGTTTCTCTTATGCACTGTGATCCTCTACAGGAACAGGCTTAGCCTTATGCTTAAATCAAAACGTAAGAAGAATAAGCTTCCATTAGGCACTCTTGGATGGCCTTTTATCGGTGAAACCATTGAGTTTGTTTCTTGTGCCTACTCTGATCGCCCTGAGAGCTTCATGGACAAGCGACGCCGCATGTAAGTTCATATCAGCAATCATTTTCCATGCACCACTTATTTAAGCATGCACTTCATTTCACTTTAATTCAGCTTCATTACAAGTTAGCTTTCAAGATTTTTCATGCCATCACATACCAAAGCTTTACTTCAAAGTGTGATTTTGTGAGTGTTTAACTAAGAAAAGCCATTCGGGTTGACAAAAGTCTCATATCATGCCTTGGTTTTTGTACACAAAGTTGAATCTTGAAATTTATGTTGTTTTCAATATAAGATTTGGTGTGTTGCAACTTGTAGGTATGGCAAGGTGTTCAAGTCACACATATTTGGAAGCCCTACAATTGTTTCAACTGATGCTAGTGTGAATAAGTTTATACTTCAAAGTGATGCAAAAGTTTTTGTTCCTTCTTATCCCAAGTCTCTTACTGAGTTGATGGGAGAGTCTTCTATTTTGCTCATCAATGGAAGCCTTCAGAGGAGAATACATGGACTCATTGGAGCTTTCTTCAAGTCTCAACAGCTAAAGGCTCAGATCACCAGAGATATGCAAAAGTATGTCAAAGAATCCATGGCAAGTTGGAGAGAGGACTGCCCCATATACATACAAGATGAAACAAAAAAGGTTATTAGTTCTGTTCCCTTCACTTCTTCTCTCTGACTCTGAAGGGGTGTGAGTGTTTGTACATGTGTGTTTAtgcctctctttctctctcccacGTGTAGAGGTCAGAATCTAACTCCAAAGTTAGCTCACGGTGACTTCTTGAGAATAGTTCCATCAGAcactaaataaaacaaaaaaagatgcTGCTTCTCTTAAATCTATACTTGTCatcttgttatatatattaagcTGTTTATATGAAAACATCTACTTCTCCAAAGTTGTATGACTAAGTGACCACACTACTTTCTCATTAAGTTTATGTATGAGTTACTGAAGTAATAATTGGTGATTGAGTTATCTTTCTGGCACTCTCCTACTTATGTTTCAAGATGATATAATTATAAAGTGAAAATCCTAGTTATCTTTATGGGGTTCATAATCATTTTTGTAGTAATCATAATTACTCTTTTCAAAGATACCAACAGGCAAAAATACTTCTTTTTTTGTCCCCAGATTGCTTTTCATGTACTAGTCAAGGCATTGATTAGTTTGGATCCAGGAGAAGAAATGGAACTTCTAAAGAAACATTTTCAGGAATTTATCTCAGGCCTCATGTCTCTACCAATAAAACTACCAGGAACTAAACTCTATCAATCTTTGCAGGTAACTTCATTAATTAGatattgatttctttctttttttttaccatacaaGTCATGTCATGATCATGGGCCTGGCAATAATGACTTCACTTTTTGGTTTTaggcaaaaaagaaaatggtgaaATTAGTGAAGAGAATTATCCTAGCTAAGAGAAGTAGTGGCTTCTGCAAAGTTCCAAAAGATGTGGTGGATGTCCTTCTTAGTGATGCTAAtgaaaaattaacggatgatttAATAGCAGATAATATTATTGATATGATGATTCCAGGGGAGGACTCAGTGCCACTTCTTATGACTCTGGCTACAAAATATCTATCGGAATGTCCTGCTGCTTTGCAACAATTGACGGTATGCTAAATCTTCTCTTAAGCAGATACATTGAAATTCACCTTACCACAAATCAGAAGCATTGCTGAATTTGTTttggtcaattattatttaGTAGTTAAGCACTGGACTCCTACCCCTAGTTGCCTAGTCTAAAGACTAAAAGTAGAAAATCATTTTGTTGTTACCATTATGATTCTTTTCAACTATGTTATCAAAGATTTTAGAATTTTTCTTAGGGACAATTGGCTAGTAATGATAGGGTTATGTCCTTTCTACACTAGCTATATATGACTATGAGCCCTCAAAAGAGTGGCCAACATCACACTCACGGCAGATACGTATGGATTTTGTCCTCCCACTTACCAAAGTTTTTGAATAATCTCTGTGATCGTGGCATATCGTATGAGATTGAAACATGTGCCCTTAATAAAGTCTTCGAACTAATTTCCTGTTTAGCTTTTGGCAAACTACTTTTCATGATTCTCAGGAGGAAAATATGAAGCTTAAGAAAATTCAAGATCAGGTTGGAGAATCCCTGAGTTGGAGCGATTACTTATCACTGCCATTTACTCAAACAGTAAGACAACCATAGCTACTGGTTCCTCATCAAAGACATGTAAAAATAATCCTTAGTTTTCAGCTAACTTATTATGTGCTCTATCTGTATAGGTCATCACTGAAACTTTGAGGATGGGAAATATTATAATTGGAGTCATGAGAAAGGCCTTAAAAGATGTTGAAATAAAAGGGCACTTAATACCAAAAGGGTGGTGTGTGTTTGTAAATTTTAGATCAGTTCATCTAGATGACAAAAACTATGAATGTCCATATCAATTCAATCCTTGGAGGTGGCAAGTAAGCGAAATCCCCTCTTCCTAGTTATCTGTTAGTTTCTTTATGCTTTGTTTGTATGTAATTTATTTAGCTTAAGTGATGGATTGGTCAACTTCAGGACAAAGATACGAGCAGTTGCAATTTCACTCCTTTTGGAGGGGGACAAAGGCTGTGCCCTGGCCTTGACTTGGCCAGGCTGGAAGCTTCCATCTTCCTACACCACTTTGTCACTCAATTCAGGTAATCATTCAACACTTCACTTCTTTTTCTAATGAGTGAACATAgtg contains:
- the LOC100782152 gene encoding uncharacterized protein, which encodes MSEEGPPKLYTNKPGKAQLKQFRGQQKSNGFSSPAAMDTHAAAPPPPPKEPFIRRYKFVWPVLLAVNLGVGAYLFMGTKKKDTGEEEQDATPVSTKDATPHVVETPVSSPSITNPVINREPIPENQQRELLKWILEEKRKVKAKDAEEKRKIDEEKALLKKLIRSKSIPSV
- the LOC100782687 gene encoding 3-epi-6-deoxocathasterone 23-monooxygenase CYP90D1 isoform X1, yielding MDNIWIVFVTVFLLCTVILYRNRLSLMLKSKRKKNKLPLGTLGWPFIGETIEFVSCAYSDRPESFMDKRRRMYGKVFKSHIFGSPTIVSTDASVNKFILQSDAKVFVPSYPKSLTELMGESSILLINGSLQRRIHGLIGAFFKSQQLKAQITRDMQKYVKESMASWREDCPIYIQDETKKIAFHVLVKALISLDPGEEMELLKKHFQEFISGLMSLPIKLPGTKLYQSLQAKKKMVKLVKRIILAKRSSGFCKVPKDVVDVLLSDANEKLTDDLIADNIIDMMIPGEDSVPLLMTLATKYLSECPAALQQLTEENMKLKKIQDQVGESLSWSDYLSLPFTQTVITETLRMGNIIIGVMRKALKDVEIKGHLIPKGWCVFVNFRSVHLDDKNYECPYQFNPWRWQDKDTSSCNFTPFGGGQRLCPGLDLARLEASIFLHHFVTQFRWHAEKDAIVNFPTVRMKKRMPVKVRRVES
- the LOC100782687 gene encoding 3-epi-6-deoxocathasterone 23-monooxygenase CYP90D1 isoform X2, encoding MLKSKRKKNKLPLGTLGWPFIGETIEFVSCAYSDRPESFMDKRRRMYGKVFKSHIFGSPTIVSTDASVNKFILQSDAKVFVPSYPKSLTELMGESSILLINGSLQRRIHGLIGAFFKSQQLKAQITRDMQKYVKESMASWREDCPIYIQDETKKIAFHVLVKALISLDPGEEMELLKKHFQEFISGLMSLPIKLPGTKLYQSLQAKKKMVKLVKRIILAKRSSGFCKVPKDVVDVLLSDANEKLTDDLIADNIIDMMIPGEDSVPLLMTLATKYLSECPAALQQLTEENMKLKKIQDQVGESLSWSDYLSLPFTQTVITETLRMGNIIIGVMRKALKDVEIKGHLIPKGWCVFVNFRSVHLDDKNYECPYQFNPWRWQDKDTSSCNFTPFGGGQRLCPGLDLARLEASIFLHHFVTQFRWHAEKDAIVNFPTVRMKKRMPVKVRRVES